GAATAGGTAAATTTGCTGTGTTCGTCTGTTCGCTCTTTAAAACAACTTGACAGGCAACTTCTGGCATCAAAATATACTCTACCAAAGCATCCGAGGAGAAAGAAAAAATTGGCACGCGATAGGGGCGACCATCAGAAGGAATTGTCGCCTTTTTGCGAGAGCGGAGATTGCGAACTTCGCCACCATCATCAACACCGGGTATCTCAACAGTCGCCGGAGTAGCTGGAGAAGAGGTTGTTGTACCCGTTCCCAAACCTGTTGTCTGAATCTTCTGATTTCTGGCTTCAATAACAATGCGCTGAGATTTTTCCTGCACTTTTAACTGGTCATCCCTGAGTAGAGGAGGCTCAGTTCCCAGAGACGCCCGTGCTGTGGAAAATACTAAATCAATATTGTGCCAATCTTCACCCGTGCGCTGCCATACACAGCCATCCATCCGAAAAGAAACACTCGACTGTTCTTCTAATAATAAATGCGCTTGGTGCCAAGGACGCCACATTGCATTAGGAACTACGTAGTCAAAAGCAATTTCGTATTCACCAGATCGAGCGATCGCTAAATCTGCTTCTATATAAGCAGAATAGATCCTATCAGGACGAGACAAAGCATTTACTCTGGCAATTAAATCATCAATCTGCTGGCTTAAACGCTCCTGAGTATGGTAGCTGCTTAAAATTTCTCCACGCAGATCCCGTAACTGCTTAAACAGGATAGATAGCTGTTCCCGCCAAGATTTGGGATCGATTTGTCCCCAAATAGCATCCACAGGTAATTCCTGCAAACTCTTACTCAGAATCGTATTCACCCGTTCAAAACAAGACTCCAAGTGTTGGCGATCTTCAGAAGTATTGTTAAAAAACTGCAACAGCGATCTGAATTCTGCGTGCAAAGCTTGAAATTCTACAGGTCTTTCCGCTTCCTTAACAAGCATTTGACGACGGACACGTACATCATCAATACGCGATTCCCAAGACTCACCGCAATACTCAGCACGGAGAGACTTATCCGAAAGCACGGGAGCAACGTGCTCAACTCTAACGCGCCACAATCCCTGACTTAAATTAACTTTACCAATTCGCCGCACTTGTGCTCGGTCTTCTAACAGAGTTACTGAAGAAACGGGTGCGTCTATTGTTAATTTCTGTAATTGCATACTTAGCTATCCAAATATTTATGTTTTGTAACCGCAGATGAACGCAGATGCACGCAGATAGTGATTCTCTTACATCCGCGTTCGTCTGCGTTCATCTGCGGTTATTATTCCTCTCTTCGATTTCCGCCAATCAGTTCACTATCTACAAAAGTCTTAATAGTATACTCAACTGATAAATTTTTTTGTTCTTTTGCTGGAACTTCCACTAACCAACGGTAACCTCCAACTATAGGTGCAGAACGCTCCTCCTGTTTGTACTTCTCCCAATCAGGTATGACCTGCTCGACTTGAACATCAACTTTAGCACCTTCAGCTGGAACAGGAAGGCGTTCTCGCACTTCTATTCTTGCACTTCTCGGCATCAAGTTAGTAATATCAATTTTGATACAATGACGCAATTCGTTAAAAGCAACTATTGTTTCACCCGATCGCACTTCCTGATAAGATGTATTCCGAGCCACCTTAATGCTTTGTTCAACCCCAAGCCCTAGTTCCATGTGTCCTTGAGGTGGAACGGTAGCAATATGAGTGGATAAAATATACTCATCATCTACGTAAACATCCGCAGAACCAGCTAGTAGCGGTGCGAGTAGGGGATTGCGAAGTTGGGCAATCCGGAAGACATTGGTATCTTCACGAGGAACCACGATATACCGTAAGTCTACATCTGTTGTTTTACCAGTCAATGCCACAGAATGAAATTGCCCATCAGAAGGAACATCGACCCGTCCATCAGCGCAGTAAGCATAATCAAAAGATCCAGCGACGGTTCGCACGTTAATACCACCGGGAGGAAGTGTTGTCCTAAGACAACTTTGAGCATTATTGACTGCTTGTTGTACGACTTCCAAAACATCAAAATTCACCACAACTTGTTGGCGCTTGAGGCTTTCTATATAAACTTCCTGTTGTTGCTCAATCGATAATTTACCGCGTTTTGCACGGTTATTAGCTTCGCCCAATCGCATCATATTATATGCTAGGAGTGAATCAAACACTTCGCGATCGCTTTTACTTTGAGTCGTTCCGGTACTAAGCCCCCGTTTAAGAGTTAAAAATTGTGGTGCTGGTGCTGGTATACTTCGCGTCACTAAAGAACGGACGGATGCAATTTCTTCATTTTTTTCTGATGATAGGGTGATGCCAAAACGTTGTTGTAAGGCGTTAGTCAACTCTTGAGCAGACTGCTGACTCAAATACTGGATTTGTTGTAAATCTTCTTGCGTTAAGTTCAACAAATCTGCCACACTATGAATTTGAGCGCGTTTCAAAGCTTTATAAGCTGCTGTACTGAGTTGTAATTCTTCTAGAGGAATCAGGCTTGTTGGATCTTGAGGCTCTTCGTCTGCGTAAGATGCACCGTATGCAGCACCTGCAGCAGGAAAGCCCCGCTCGAATTCTTCTTCAATTTCTAACTGCGACTTTAAAGGGTGAACTGCTGTCAGAGGAGGAACATAAACTGATGAGAATTGCTCTGCGATCGCATTTTCAGGCATACTAGCAAGGAGTGCAGCTTCCTGTTGTCGGTCATAATCCTCAAAAAGTACTTCAACACCAATTGGGGGTCTGCGCCATCCCGATTTTTTACTGACAGGTTGAGCTTTACCAAGTCGTAAAGACGGTAACTCTGGTAGCGCACACCAAGCCAATGGTTCTGCAGTAGAAAGTTCCAAACGCACCCCAGACCAATCTTCACCCGTGCGCTGACATAAGAGCGATCGCACTGCAATAGACGCGCTAGACTCAGCACTATTTAACCGACACACATAAGTTGGTGTCCAACGTGCGCCAGGAACAAAATATTCGACAATTAACCGTCCGACCTCAGCATCAGGAGCGTCACCTTCATAACTCAAGCTAACAATAGCTGTTTTGCGAAGCTCATTTGGTCGAGCATCCTTTGCACTTGAAGCCAGACGCTGCTTTTGTTCCAAATCTGCCAAGTTTTCACGAGCTAACCGCAGTTTTTCCCGATTTTCTCGCGCTTCTTGAAGGCGGAGGCGAATTTGCTCGTCACTGAAATTTGCTAGTGCAAGGCGGGCGCTTGTTGGAGAAGGCGGAGGAGCTTTACCCGGTTCTTCTTTAGGTCGGTTTGGTACGTGCAAT
This genomic interval from Scytonema hofmannii PCC 7110 contains the following:
- a CDS encoding mucoidy inhibitor MuiA family protein — translated: MQLQKLTIDAPVSSVTLLEDRAQVRRIGKVNLSQGLWRVRVEHVAPVLSDKSLRAEYCGESWESRIDDVRVRRQMLVKEAERPVEFQALHAEFRSLLQFFNNTSEDRQHLESCFERVNTILSKSLQELPVDAIWGQIDPKSWREQLSILFKQLRDLRGEILSSYHTQERLSQQIDDLIARVNALSRPDRIYSAYIEADLAIARSGEYEIAFDYVVPNAMWRPWHQAHLLLEEQSSVSFRMDGCVWQRTGEDWHNIDLVFSTARASLGTEPPLLRDDQLKVQEKSQRIVIEARNQKIQTTGLGTGTTTSSPATPATVEIPGVDDGGEVRNLRSRKKATIPSDGRPYRVPIFSFSSDALVEYILMPEVACQVVLKSEQTNTANLPILAGPVDLVRSTEFVGKTSVGFIAPGEKFALGWGPDAAMRVQRTTKEKKEQDHLTQWNQLTETRTLFLSNIGAEARFIKTIERIPVSELEQVKVEVIAEETTNGVQPDNNGFCTWSFTLEPYSQMSATLVHRISAAPEVQGL
- a CDS encoding mucoidy inhibitor MuiA family protein; translation: MTIVQLTSRIESVKVYSAGATVTRFAELSLTHGKLPEQVEIAELPLSLDDRSVRVKVEVERGTAPLANDVRIGLAVPPPPEIPSPPLDEEIRAATAQVQQLENLITLIENEIEVLDKLHVPNRPKEEPGKAPPPSPTSARLALANFSDEQIRLRLQEARENREKLRLARENLADLEQKQRLASSAKDARPNELRKTAIVSLSYEGDAPDAEVGRLIVEYFVPGARWTPTYVCRLNSAESSASIAVRSLLCQRTGEDWSGVRLELSTAEPLAWCALPELPSLRLGKAQPVSKKSGWRRPPIGVEVLFEDYDRQQEAALLASMPENAIAEQFSSVYVPPLTAVHPLKSQLEIEEEFERGFPAAGAAYGASYADEEPQDPTSLIPLEELQLSTAAYKALKRAQIHSVADLLNLTQEDLQQIQYLSQQSAQELTNALQQRFGITLSSEKNEEIASVRSLVTRSIPAPAPQFLTLKRGLSTGTTQSKSDREVFDSLLAYNMMRLGEANNRAKRGKLSIEQQQEVYIESLKRQQVVVNFDVLEVVQQAVNNAQSCLRTTLPPGGINVRTVAGSFDYAYCADGRVDVPSDGQFHSVALTGKTTDVDLRYIVVPREDTNVFRIAQLRNPLLAPLLAGSADVYVDDEYILSTHIATVPPQGHMELGLGVEQSIKVARNTSYQEVRSGETIVAFNELRHCIKIDITNLMPRSARIEVRERLPVPAEGAKVDVQVEQVIPDWEKYKQEERSAPIVGGYRWLVEVPAKEQKNLSVEYTIKTFVDSELIGGNRREE